Genomic window (Cololabis saira isolate AMF1-May2022 chromosome 10, fColSai1.1, whole genome shotgun sequence):
cagcctaaaggtctgcgctgaaaggggcgtgtcgtttatcccggggtgcggaagaggaaactccttccacgttcatttaaccaatcagagagcagctggttcgcgcatcgcatttgttaacagctttgaaccggtacagacggttgccttgtgaacacaaactcaacaaacgagaaacggaacaactgtatcgatttagcccctgaatcggaacaaaacaaacaggccacaggtgtgaaagcacccttaaactACACCCAACCCCCAACCCTCCCTGGCagttttctgtttctgagctGGTGCTACTCCCTCATGCTAGCCAGCTAACATAAAATTGATGTTAGCATTAGCTTGTTTCTCCCCAACAGTACGATGGTGCGTTAACAGGAGACGTTGAAAGCTGTCATGGTTGGTCCTCCAGTcttcagtggttttccactcccctctctcctgctcactccatctgccagccacgcccacctcgtcactcactcctttcacctgctctcccagctgcagctcctcagcaatcaggacagcataaaagctcccggaccctgcctgttcctggaccctgcctgACCTTGTATtcattcctgcctgctcttcgtccctgttgagggtaataaagcaaaccagacaaactaccaccgtgtgctgcatttgggtccaaaacctcaccccGTAACAGAAAGCAATCCTAACATAGTGGTGAAGCATTCCAACAGCACGTGgcccctgcagggacaacgacgccttgcagattgctccAGCCTCATACCCCGCTCAAGACATTGTCATGCAAGTTCCAGCTCCTgaggacccctgccgggacgAGGACTTGCAGGCAGCGCCAGTCTCATTCAATGCTCaagacattgtcacgcaagttccagcgtcttgcatccctgccgagacagGCACCGTGGAAGTGGATTTGACTTCCAGCCCCTGAAGAGACGAAGaccatatatggacttcctgactaCTCAGGGGTAGTCCCAAAACTGAAAGTTCACACCTGactgtctctcacttggcttgtttattcctgtcttttgtataaaaaccctgtggCCAAATCAATCTGGGTCAGCATTTCAACCAGACCCTGGTCTGTGTCGACATActcaccgccggctgaatagaactcactataccacaaagcggacttctgaaatgttttggtaaattcctcaacaTAGCTAGCCAACACTAATTAGCTTGCTGGGTTTATTTAGCTCGCTAACATAGaggaaaatatttttctgtgaATCTTACATTTCTAGATTCAGTGGTCTTGATAGAGCTAGTGGGCTGATGTATAGTTTATGTTAGCTCGCTGCAGTAACTCTGCTAAAACAACCTGAATATGAAGCTTAAATACACGGAGATAACAGGAAACGTTGAAAGCTATGTAAACATAGCTAGCTAACACTAAATTAGCTTGCTGGGTTTATTTAGCTTGCTAacataaagggaaaaaaatctgcAAGTTGACAAAGTCAACAAagtcaaagttttttttttgataattttttggTGAATCTTAAATTTCTTGATTCAGTAGTCTTGATAGAGCTAGCGTGCTAATGTAGCATAACAGCcatagagtgtgtgtgtgtgtgtgtgtgttcatgcgtgtgtgtatgtgtgtatgcgtgcgtgtgtgtgtgtacatgtctttgtggctgtgtgtgtgtgtgtgtgtatgtttgtgtatatgtatgtgactgagtggctatatgtgtgtgtgtgtgtgtgtgtgtgtgtgtgtgtgtgtgtgtaataaaccaaacaaagctccacctgaagtgtatctatagcaaccccacagaggggagaagtgaaTCTGAAGCTTAAATACACAAATATGGCGTCTCTTTAAAAATGACTCCTTGAATCTTAAACCCCCCCCACTTGTGATGTTTATcagcatttataaaaaaaacataaaattgggtatgtatgtatatatatatatatgtatatatatatatatatatatatatatatatatatatatatatatatatatatatatatatatatatatatatatatatatatatacacacatacatacccaaatttttttttttttttttttttttttgaattttttaagAATATTGCCTCTTCTGTctcctgcatatatatatatatatatatatatatatatatatatatatatatatatatatatatatatatatatatatatatatatatatatatatatatatgaacggGGGGCCCAGCTGAGCCCCTCCCGGGGgccccggggaggctgagagcGGCCCTGGagctggaagcagcagagagAGAAGCGATGATGTCATAGTTCTGGAGAAGCAgatgcctcctcctcctcctcctcctctcctcttcctcctctcctcctcctcctctcctcctcttcctcctcttcctcctcctcctcttcctcctctgttCGTCgtctcagcatcagcaccaccgGTCCgggaggaggatgatgacggCGGGAAGCGCCGAACCTGAGACCCGCGATGCGGCGGccgctcctcttcctccccgcGGGGGGGCGTCACCATGAGGGGGGGGTCCGGGGGGGCAGGAGGGGCAGCAGAGACCACTAGGGTGTCGGCAGGAGGAATAAAAAGAAGAATCTGATGAAAGGATGGCGGCCAAATccgacggaggaggaggaggaggagggggagtgatgaagatgaagaagagcGACGTGGCCTTCACCCCGCTGCAGGACTCTGATCTGGGGGGGCCGCCCCCCCCGGGCCCGGGGCCGGGCCGGTACTCGCCCTGGGACGGGCTGTGGGTGCTGTGCGCGGCCGCGGTGTGGGCTGCGGACGCGGCCACGGACGCGTGGCTGAGCGGGGACTACTACCGGCGCGGGGAGCTGTGGTGGTTCGGCCTCACGctgctgttcctgctgctggggTCGGGGGCCGTGCAGGTCTTCAGCTTCCGCTGGTTCCTGCACGACTTCGggcccccccctgggggggcggaGGGTCCTGGACCCGGGGGGGCCGCCCTGGACCACGCCGACCCCCCCACCGCCGCGCACATGGACGGGAAGGTGATGAGCGGATCCCAGTCCAAGGGAGACGTGACGGCGGCCCCGCAGGGGGCCCCGAGCCCGGGGGGCCCCAACAGCACCGGGGGCCCCCGGGCCCCCCCCCTACTACTGCTGCGTCTGGTTCTGGGGGGCCCTGATCCACGTCCTGCAGCTGGGCCAGATCTGGAGGTAGGACCCGGTTCTGGGGGGTTTAGGGGGTCTGggggtctggatcaggtctgggGGTCTAGGGGTCTGGGGGCgactccaaaactgtttctagGGGGGgccattattattctttttttttcctctaaaaataatattttagaggaggaagatttttttttcattatgcagatattcgataaaaaagtcaaaatatcgagaaaaaagtcgaaatgtcgagaacaaaaaattaaatctcgagaaaaaaatcgaaatgtcgagaaaaaaattaaatgacgagaaaaaagtcaaaatgtcgaggaaaaaaattcgaaaagtcgagaaaaaaaatcgaaatgtcgagaaagttatccatttatctgtttgaaatctgcttctacttctatcggCTAAAGAAGACGTAGCGTATTtctgggggggtctggggggCCCTGATCCACGTCCTGCAGCTGGGCCAGATCTGGGGGTAGGAACCGGTTCTGGGGGTTTGGGGGTCTGGGGGGTTTAGGGGTCTGggggtctggatcaggtctgggggtctggggggggggctggggggtCTGGAGGGTTTAAGGGTCTGGGGGGTTTAGGGGGTTTAGGGGTCTGGGGGGGTTAGGGgactccaaaactgtttctagGGGGGGCCATGGTACCAGGggcaccttttttctttcttttttttcctctaaaaataatattttagaggaaggtttttttttcactatgcAGATATTCgatcaaaaagtcaaaatattgaggaaaaaagtcaaaatttcatgaataaagtcgaaatgtcgagaaaaaagtggaaatgtcgagaacaaaaaattaaatgtcaagaaaaaaatcgaaatgtcgagaaaaaaattaaatgtcgagaaaaaaatcgaaatgtcaagatgagTCCTAACGTCTGAAAGATTTTCCACTTGCCATCGTCgacattttattgttgtttggtcGCGTGCCCGCCCACTAAATCATAATAAAATGTTGCCACAGCGCCCCCACTGGCCGGGAGGGGAATCATTCAGAGAATTTGAATAATCCAGACTGAATTAGAGCTAATTACGATGTAGCGCTGCAGCTAtccaatattttagtaatccagtattctactgaaaattccatccaattgagtaatcggataaaacatatttttgtttagttaaagagcaatatattataaatatacataagaaaataagacatttcATCTAATAATGAACCACTGGTTTCCTTTTTTAGACAATCAATGTTGTAGAGCCTGTACCAATAGGCTATACTCAGGGCAACAGGTTGATTTTGTTTGGACGCGTGCTTCTCATAAATGCAAACGCTCAGACTTATGATCCGGGTCGGATATGCCAATCCATTTATTTTCTTGATCAGCAGTAGTCAAAGCAAAAATAATTCCAATatttaaactaaacataaacTTATGACAGAACGCCACTCTCTGTCTTGCACGGTTGCACGGTTGCACGGTCAAAAACTGTTTGTCTTCCCCCTGTCGCACCTGAGTGCAATCACCACCCAGGGGGCTTATAATGGTTACCATAGACAACCACCCACCATGGCTGATTGACAGGCTAATCATGACGTAACAAAAAGGGGGTATGACAACTCATattcagctaaataaataaaacaataaatcaaagtatTTTGGCTCCAACACACCGGCCCCTAATTGAGAACTGCAGGAAGCCgtgaacaattcaattcaatatacACAATGGAGCCAATATTTATacaaaaaactcaaaacaaaacaatcctcTCGTAGAGGTTTAAGTGTCTGCTGTTTGAATCAAGCAAAGCTTGGTTACTGATATGTCCAGTGTACTGGTTCTGGTCTTTGATTCTCTGATGgatgatgtcttccagctgtAGTGTAGTTTCTTCAGTGACGGCAGGAGCCATCCTTGCTGTCTGCTCAAAACTCCACATCTTCCTCAAGCATGCTGTTCTCAGGACGGGTCTGCGCCGTTACCTCTCCCGACAGCTGCCACGGCTTTGCTGTGAGCTGCTTTCTTCAGCTCCTCGTTCTTCTGCCACATCTTTTCTTGCCACTTCTCAAATGAAGATTTTACTTCAGGCTTGTCTGTGGTTGGTGCTTTTCCTCCAAAAATGTCCatgtcatcatcatcctcatcatcatcatcatcctcatcagaaGGCAGGTCCTGAAAATAGTCCAATTCATCCTTGAGCTTCCTGGTGAAGTTTCTGTcaatttccttttcctttcgGTCCCAGTTTCCCTTCCCCCCAAAGGGATCAACGCGGGAAACCTCAATGTAACGACCCCCTATGTAgtctttattcttcttctttcccacTTCTTCTTCAGAGCGTAAATCCACATAGACGTAACCTGTTCTATTCCCACTTTCATTCTTGCCAATCTTGACTGCTATAGGCTTCAGCGGGGGCATGAATTCTCTGATTAGTTGCTTTTTAACACTGAACGGGATTCCTCTGAGCTTCACTGATAAACCTGTCGTCGGCTCCGTCTCCTGTTTGGCCGTTTTCTTCACTTTGCTCTGCTTCTTATCAGCGGCAGGGTTAGTTTTTGAGATGGTTTCTCTGTCACTGCTCTCATAGGCACTATCCGGTTGCTGAACAGGATCGCCATCCTCTTTTTCATCATCACCGTCATTCATCTCATCTGCCTCCTCTTTGGTGTCCTCTGATGACTTATTATTAAAGTCATGGTTGTACTGATTCTGTAGCAACTCCTTCAGGTGTGTTATGGAGGTCCTGTTGACACTAACACTTTCATGTTGCTCACTGTAGCTGGAAAGGGGACCATTAACGACCCACCCCAATAGGGTCNNNNNNNNNNNNNNNNNNNNNNNNNNNNNNNNNNNNNNNNNNNNNNNNNNNNNNNNNNNNNNNNNNNNNNNNNNNNNNNNNNNNNNNNNNNNNNNNNNNNNNNNNNNNNNNNNNNNNNNNNNNNNNNNNNNNNNNNNNNNNNNNNNNNNNNNNNNNNNNNNNNNNNNNNNNNNNNNNNNNNNNNNNNNNNNNNNNNNNNNNNNNNNNNNNNNNNNNNNNNNNNNNNNNNNNNNNNNNNNNNNNNNNNNNNNNNNNNNNNNNNNNNNNNNNNNNNNNNNNNNNNNNNNNNNNNNNNNNNNNNNNNNNNNNNNNNNNNNNNNNNNNNNNNNNNNNNNNNNNNNNNNNNNNNNNNNNNNNNNNNNNNNNNNNNNNNNNNNNNNNNNNNNNNNNNNNNNNNNNNNNNNNNNNNNNNNNNNNNNNNNNNNNNNNNNNNNNNNNNNNNNNNNNNNNNNNNNNNNNNNNNNNNNNNNNNNNNNNNNNNNNNNNNNNNNNNNNNNNNNaaaaacgcacgcaaaaacgcacgcaaaaacgcacgcaaaaacgcacaaacgcacgcaaaatgcacgaaaaaacgcacgcaaaaacgcacggacgcacgcaaaacgcacgcaaaaacgcacgcaaaacgcacgaaaaaacgcacgaaaaaacgaaaaaaagcagaggattattagagggggggggggcaaaaagagaggaggattagagggggggggggggggcaaaaagagagggttattagaggggggggcaaaaagagaggattattagagggggggggggcaaaaagaggaggattagaggggggggtagagaaaaaacgtacgaaaaaatgtacgaaaaaacgtacgaaaaaaatgtacgaaaaaacgtacgaaaaaacgcacgaaaaaacgcacgaaaaaacgtaccaaaaaacgtaccaaaaaacgtaccaaaaaacatacaaaaaaacgtacgaaaaaaacgtacgaaaaaacgtacgaaaaaacgtacgaaaaaacgtacgaaaaaacatacgaaaaaaacgtacgaaaaaaacgtacgaaaaaacgtacgaaaaaacgcacgaaaaaacgcacgaaaaaatgtacaaaaaaacgtacgaaaaaacgcacgaaaaaacgtacgaaaaacgcacgaaaaaacacacgaaaaaacgtacaaaaaacgcacgaagaaacgcacgaacgcacgcaaaacgcacgaacgtacgaaaaaacgcacgaacgcacgaacgcacgcaaaaacgcacgcaaaacgtccgaaaaaacgtccgaaaaaacgtactttcgtacgtttttccgtgcgttttttcgtgcgtttttttacgaaaaagcgcacgaaaaaacgcacgcaaaaacgcacaaacgcacgcaaaatgcacgaaaaaacgcacgcaaaaacgcacggaagcacgcaaaacgcacgaaaaaacgcacgaaaaaacgaaaaaaagcagaggattattagagggggggggcaaaaagagagggttattagaggggggggggcaaaaagagaggattattagaggggggggcaaaaagagaggattattagagggggggggcaaaaagagaggattattagaggggggggggcaaaaagagagggttattagaggggggggggcaaaaagagaggattattagagggggggggcaaaaagagagggttattagaggggggggcaaaaagagagggttattagagggggggggcaaaaagagagGGTTATTAGAGGGGGAGTagagaaaaaacgtacgaaaaaacgtacgaaaaaaatgtacgaaaaaacgtacgaaaaaacgcacgaaaaaacgcacgaaaaaacgcacgaaaaaacgtacgaaaaaacttacgaaaaaacgtacgaaaaaacatacaaaaaaacgtacgaaaaaaacgtacgaaaaaacgtacgaaaaaaacgtacgaaaaaacgtacgaaaaaaacgtacgaaaaaacatacgaaaaaacgtacgaaaaaaacgtacgaaaaaacgcacgaaaaaacgtacaaaaaaacgtacgaaaaaacgcacgaaaaaacgtacgaaaaacgcacgaaaaaacacacgaaaaaacgtacaaaaaacgcacgaagaaacgcacgaacgcacgcaaaacgtacgaaaaaacgcacgaacgcacgcaaaaacgcacgcaaaacgtccgaaaaaacgtccgaaaaaacgtactttcgtacgtttttccgtgcgttttttcgtgcgtttttttacaaaaaagcgcacgaaaaaacgcacgcaaaaacgcacgcaaaaacgcacgcaaaaacgcacaaacgcacgcaaaatgcacgaaaaaacgcacgcaaaacgcacggacgcacgcaaaacgcacgcaaaaacgcacgcaaaacgcacgaaaaaacgcacgaaaaaacgaaaaaagcagaggattattagaggggggggggggcaaaaagagaggaggattagaggggggggggggggggcaaaaagagagggttattagaggggggggcaaaaagagaggattattagaggggggggggcaaaaagagaggaggattagagggggggggtagagaaaaaacgtacgaaaaaatgtacgaaaaaacgtacgaaaaaaatgtacgaaaaaacgtacgaaaaaacgcacgaaaaaacgcacgaaaaaacgtaccaaaaaacgtaccaaaaaacgtaccaaaaaacatacaaaaaaacgtacgaaaaaaacgtacgaaaaaacgtacgaaaaaacgtacgaaaaaaacgtacgaaaaaacatacgaaaaaaacgtacgaaaaaaacgtacgaaaaaacgtacgaaaaacgcacgaaaaaacgcacgaaaaaatgtacaaaaaaacgtacgaaaaaacgcacgaaaaaacgtacgaaaaacgcacgaaaaaacacacgaaaaaacgtacaaaaaacgcacgaagaaacgcacgaacgcacgcaaaacgcacgaacgtacgaaaaaacgcacgaacgcacgaacgcacgcaaaaacgcacgcaaaacgtccgaaaaaacgtccgaaaaacgtactttcgtacgtttttccgtgcgttttttcgtgcgtttttttacgaaaaagcgcacgaaaaaacgcacgcaaaaacgcacgcaaaaacgcacgcaaaaacgcacaaacgcacgcaaaatgcacgaaaaaacgcacgcaaaaacgcacggacgcacgcaaaacgcacgcaaaaacgcacgcaaaacgcacgaaaaaacgcacgaaaaaacgaaaaaaagcagaggattattagagggggggggggcaaaaagagaggaggattagagggggggggggggggcaaaaagagagggttattagaggggggggcaaaaagagaggattattagagggggggggggcaaaaagagaggaggattagaggggggggtagagaaaaaacgtacgaaaaaatgtacgaaaaaacgtacgaaaaaaatgtacgaaaaaacgtacgaaaaaacgcacgaaaaaacgcacgaaaaaacgtaccaaaaaacgtaccaaaaaacgtaccaaaaaacatacaaaaaaacgtacgaaaaaaacgtacgaaaaaacgtacgaaaaaaacgtacgaaaaaaacgtacgaaaaaacatacgaaaaaaacgtacgaaaaaaacgtacgaaaaaacgtacgaaaaaacgcacgaaaaaacgcacgaaaaaatgtacaaaaaaacgtacgaaaaaacgcacgaaaaaacgtacgaaaaacgcacgaaaaaacacacgaaaaaacgtacaaaaaacgcacgaagaaacgcacgaacgcacgcaaaacgcacgaacgtacgaaaaaacgcacgaacgcacgaacgcacgcaaaaacgcacgcaaaacgtccgaaaaaacgtccgaaaaaacgtactttcgtacgtttttccgtgcgtttttcgtgcgttttttacgaaaaagcgcacgaaaaaacgcacgcaaaaacgcacaaacgcacgcaaaatgcacgaaaaaacgcacgcaaaaacgcacggaagcacgcaaaacgcacgaaaaaaacgcacgaaaaaacgaaaaaaagcagaggattattagagggggggggcaaaaagagagggttattagagggggggggggcaaaaagagaggattattagggggggggcaaaaagagaggattattaggggggggggggcaaaaagagaggattattagaggggggggggggcaaaaagagagggttattagaggggggggggcaaaaagagaggattattaattcaattcaattcaattttatttatatagcgtctaatacaacagagttgtctctagacgctttacagagacccatacccagaactatggaggattttttgtgccaaaattaaataaataaatacatcattaattaattaaaatgggaattaaatatatcattcattaattaaatgtgtcattaattaattaaaattagaatgaaatatgtcattaattaatcaaaatacaattcattttaagtaaaaatatatatttattatttcagcatttaattaattaatgacacatttaattaatgattttgtgttgctgaatcatgaaatgtaaatgtaaaactgtcagtttcactcgtcaaactcagtgggcggattccaaacacctgattggttcccctgcacatcaagtcaaggcaaatcgaatccacataatggattgttgcagggcttgTGGACACATTCCGATAAACTAGGTGGCGCTATTCACCTCTACGTTGGTTTGGATACTCTACTCCAAAATAtttactctactccaaaatttttactctactccaaaatGTTAATCGGCAACCACTGAAACCTCGCTCCTCTAACCACAAATGTTGAAACAGCAAggtgtacaaaatgtcaaaatcctgcccagagctgctgagagaagcagcgagtttaattgaagaagctctgagcagaactcctccggctccagcggctccgtcacagcagatacctgctgctgcatcacgcaactctctacaacacacaactctctacaacacgcaactctctacaacacacaactctctacaacacgcaactctctacaacacacaactctctacaacacgcaactctctacaacacgcaactctctacaacacgcaactctctacaacacgcaactctctacaacacgcaactctctacaacacgcaactctctacaacacgcaactcacagctgtcatgtttagaaaggcTCCTTTTctacctccagtttcagaccaaagcagtggattccactagatttgcgttagctccgcccactgagtttgatgagtgaaactgacagttttacatttacatttcatgattcagcaacacgaaatcattaattaaatgtgtcattaattcattaaatgcagttttacatttcatgattcacacgcaacacaaaatcattaattaaatgtgtcattaattaattaaatgctgaaataataaatatatatttttacttaaaatgaattgtattttaattaattaatgacatatttcattctaattttaattaattaatgacacatttaattaattaatgatatatttcattcccaatttaattaattaatgatgtatttatttatttaattttggcacaaaaaatcctccatacagaacataaacccccgagcagttattacataaacaatggcaggtaaaaactcccctagtgggagaaaaaccttaagccaaacagtggcaagaaaaactcccctttaggaggaagaaacctggaccaggaccaggatcagattattagggggggggggcaaaaagagaggattattagaggggggggggcaaaaagagaggattattagaggggggggggcaaaaagagagggttattagagggggggggggggcaaaaagagagggttattagagggggggggcaaaaagagagGGTTATTAGAGGGGGGTGGCAAAAAGAGAGGATTATTAgaggggggggcaaaaagagaggattattagaggggggggcaaaaagagagggttattagaggggggggggggcaaaaagagagggttattagagggggggggcaaaaagagaggattattagagggggggggcaaaaagagaggattattagaggggggggcaaaaagagaggattattagaggggggggcaaaaagagaggattattaggggggggggggcaaaaagagaggattattagaggggggggggcaaaaagagaggatt
Coding sequences:
- the LOC133451736 gene encoding XK-related protein 4-like; translated protein: MAAKSDGGGGGGGGVMKMKKSDVAFTPLQDSDLGGPPPPGPGPGRYSPWDGLWVLCAAAVWAADAATDAWLSGDYYRRGELWWFGLTLLFLLLGSGAVQVFSFRWFLHDFGPPPGGAEGPGPGGAALDHADPPTAAHMDGKVMSGSQSKGDVTAAPQGAPSPGGPNSTGGPRAPPLLLLRLVLGGPDPRPAAGPDLEQSLVTDMSSVLVLVFDSLMDDVFQL